In Capillimicrobium parvum, a genomic segment contains:
- a CDS encoding glycosyltransferase family protein yields the protein MTRPHRVLVLVPGALGDRLSGPEIRAWELARGLAADHDVTAAVRAPVSGHRDGVRLVPWTRRRVFGEALRHDAVLSSCLPPFLLAVKPVHRTVAISDQYDPQELELATLASDRARDREMRAATAVRRLQLRHADLVLCAGVRQREALLEVWPDGATAPPPIVIPFGIPPAPPPPRRRPLRERFAQIGEHDTVVLWWGSIWRWLDAATAIRAIAAIAARRPDVKLVITAGRVPSGGGDRFEAAGEARALAHSLGVLDRSVFFVDDWIAYDERHEVLADADLGITLPLDSAEAHLAARARYMDYLWAGLPCVLGRGDETAGEFAEAGFATLVDPGDPHAVQRAVLALADDPRALDAARQAGRKLADERRWTSVAATLRAALRSRPAPRRTGPGRELADLMAGATSYYASQASMRMAHAAPRWKDAATARVDPA from the coding sequence ATGACCCGCCCCCATCGCGTCCTCGTCCTCGTCCCCGGTGCGCTCGGGGACCGCCTCAGCGGCCCCGAGATCCGCGCTTGGGAGCTCGCGCGCGGGCTCGCCGCCGACCACGACGTGACCGCGGCCGTCCGGGCACCCGTCTCGGGCCACCGGGACGGGGTGCGCCTCGTGCCGTGGACGCGGCGGCGCGTGTTCGGGGAGGCGCTGCGCCACGACGCGGTGCTGTCGTCCTGCCTGCCGCCGTTCCTGCTGGCCGTCAAGCCCGTCCACCGGACGGTGGCGATCTCCGACCAGTACGACCCGCAGGAGCTCGAGCTGGCCACGCTCGCGAGCGACCGTGCCCGCGACCGCGAGATGCGCGCCGCGACCGCCGTGCGCCGGCTTCAGCTGCGTCACGCCGACCTCGTGCTCTGTGCCGGCGTCCGTCAGCGGGAGGCCCTGCTGGAGGTGTGGCCCGACGGCGCCACCGCGCCCCCGCCGATCGTGATCCCCTTCGGCATCCCGCCGGCGCCCCCGCCACCGCGGCGGCGTCCGCTGCGCGAGCGCTTTGCGCAGATCGGCGAGCACGACACGGTCGTGCTCTGGTGGGGCAGCATCTGGCGCTGGCTCGACGCGGCGACGGCCATCCGGGCGATCGCGGCCATCGCCGCGCGGCGTCCGGACGTCAAGCTGGTCATCACCGCGGGCCGCGTGCCGTCCGGGGGCGGCGACCGCTTCGAGGCGGCCGGCGAGGCGCGGGCGCTGGCGCACTCGCTGGGCGTGCTGGACCGCAGCGTCTTCTTCGTCGACGACTGGATCGCCTACGACGAGCGCCACGAGGTGCTGGCCGATGCCGACCTCGGCATCACGCTGCCGCTCGATTCGGCCGAGGCCCACCTGGCGGCGCGGGCGCGGTACATGGACTACCTGTGGGCCGGGCTGCCGTGCGTGCTGGGCCGCGGCGACGAGACCGCCGGCGAGTTCGCCGAAGCGGGGTTCGCGACGCTCGTCGATCCCGGCGACCCGCACGCGGTGCAGCGGGCCGTGCTGGCGCTCGCCGACGACCCCCGCGCGCTCGACGCGGCGCGCCAGGCCGGCCGGAAGCTGGCCGACGAGCGGCGCTGGACGTCCGTCGCCGCCACGCTGCGCGCCGCCCTGCGCTCGAGGCCCGCGCCGCGGCGGACCGGCCCCGGCCGCGAGCTGGCCGATCTCATGGCCGGCGCGACGTCCTACTACGCGTCGCAGGCGAGCATGCGGATGGCGCACGCGGCGCCCCGGTGGAAGGACGCCGCGACGGCGCGCGTTGATCCGGCGTGA
- a CDS encoding Gfo/Idh/MocA family protein, with the protein MLLVAAGSQTTVASPLADTPPIGTAVVGYGYWGPNLVRNVIERPELEMRVMCDTDPVRRHACERRHPGLATVTEFDRVLDDPSIDAVLVATAPRTHHALVRRALLAGKHVLVEKPMARTTAEARDLITAARNAGRVLMPGHTFIYSPAVRLVGELIRDGVVGDVYFVTSSRMNLGKYQNDGVLCDLAPHDLSILFSWLDQCPVRVSASGCSVYRSDVAETAFMTVGFAEGATANIQVSWLAPRKVRQMVVVGSRRMVVYDDTASDEPVRIYDRGMDFGPPPANFGEYQLTYRTGEVVIPRVEPAEPLSLELADFAHAIVTGAQPQSHAELGLEVVGVLEAAETSVARHGAPVALPHLASATRDAVAG; encoded by the coding sequence GTGCTGCTCGTCGCCGCAGGCTCGCAGACCACGGTAGCGTCGCCGCTCGCGGACACACCCCCGATCGGCACCGCGGTGGTCGGCTACGGCTACTGGGGGCCGAACCTCGTCCGCAACGTCATCGAGCGCCCGGAGCTCGAGATGCGCGTGATGTGCGACACCGACCCGGTCCGCCGGCACGCCTGCGAGCGCCGCCATCCGGGGCTCGCCACGGTCACCGAGTTCGACCGCGTACTGGACGATCCCTCGATCGACGCCGTCCTCGTCGCGACGGCCCCGCGCACGCATCATGCGCTCGTCCGCCGCGCGCTGCTGGCGGGCAAGCACGTGCTCGTCGAGAAGCCGATGGCCAGGACGACGGCCGAGGCGCGCGACCTGATCACGGCCGCGCGGAACGCGGGTCGCGTCCTCATGCCCGGTCACACGTTCATCTACAGCCCCGCGGTTCGTCTCGTGGGAGAGCTGATCCGCGACGGCGTCGTGGGCGACGTCTACTTCGTCACGTCCTCGCGCATGAACCTCGGCAAGTACCAGAACGACGGGGTTCTCTGCGATCTGGCGCCGCACGACCTGTCGATCCTGTTCAGCTGGCTGGACCAGTGTCCGGTCCGGGTGTCGGCGTCGGGCTGCAGCGTCTACCGCAGCGACGTCGCGGAGACGGCGTTCATGACCGTCGGCTTCGCGGAGGGCGCCACCGCCAACATCCAGGTGTCGTGGCTGGCTCCGCGCAAGGTGCGCCAGATGGTCGTGGTCGGCAGCCGGCGCATGGTCGTCTACGACGACACCGCATCCGACGAGCCCGTGCGCATCTACGACCGCGGGATGGACTTCGGGCCGCCGCCGGCCAACTTCGGCGAGTACCAGCTCACGTATCGCACCGGCGAGGTGGTCATTCCCCGCGTGGAGCCCGCCGAGCCGCTCAGCCTCGAGCTGGCGGACTTCGCCCACGCCATCGTGACGGGCGCCCAGCCGCAGTCACACGCCGAGCTCGGCCTCGAGGTCGTCGGCGTCCTCGAGGCGGCCGAGACGTCCGTCGCCCGCCATGGCGCGCCGGTCGCCCTGCCGCACCTCGCCAGCGCGACGCGCGACGCGGTCGCCGGCTGA
- a CDS encoding glycosyltransferase family 4 protein encodes MTPVGAPGTRRPLRVCMVHYSDYRTDSRIQRLAGALAERGDEVHAVGVGASGRTIRGHGSVEIHALAPDRRRGSARALLHGYAGFTAAAMRCVATLHARRRLDLVEAHNMPDALVAAALVPRLAGVPLILNVHDTLPELFETRFGVRGGGLLRLEERLSAAAADAVITVTEEAKAVLAARGVGVNRTVVVMNSPDERVFGPPRPPVSVPDAGEVRAIYHGGLPERFGVEVLIRAVGALGERVPRLRLSVLGSGDERDALASLAAGVAPGRVSVAPRPVAFTDIPAQLEAAHIGVVPTLSDAFTNLLLPVKLLEYVHMGLPVASSRLAGIERYFTGEELRYADPGSPASLADALAELCADPQAAAARAARAAERMRTLRWDEQRRGYLATVDDLVARRVARTSRRWRTAWPPLELRTPVPRR; translated from the coding sequence ATGACGCCGGTCGGCGCTCCAGGGACGCGGCGCCCGCTGCGCGTCTGCATGGTCCACTACTCCGACTACCGCACCGACTCGCGCATCCAGCGGCTGGCGGGGGCCCTGGCCGAGCGTGGCGACGAGGTCCACGCCGTCGGCGTCGGCGCGTCGGGCCGGACCATCCGCGGGCACGGGAGCGTCGAGATCCACGCGCTCGCGCCGGACCGGCGGCGAGGCTCGGCGCGGGCCCTTCTGCACGGCTACGCCGGGTTCACGGCCGCGGCCATGCGATGCGTCGCCACGCTGCACGCGCGCCGCCGCCTGGATCTCGTCGAGGCGCACAACATGCCGGACGCGCTCGTGGCCGCGGCGCTCGTGCCGAGGCTCGCCGGCGTGCCGCTCATCCTCAACGTGCACGACACGCTGCCCGAGCTGTTCGAGACGCGCTTCGGCGTGCGCGGAGGCGGCCTGCTGCGGCTCGAGGAGCGTCTTTCGGCCGCGGCCGCCGATGCCGTCATCACGGTGACGGAGGAGGCGAAGGCCGTGCTCGCGGCCCGGGGGGTCGGCGTGAACCGGACCGTCGTGGTGATGAACTCGCCCGACGAGCGCGTCTTCGGGCCGCCGCGGCCGCCGGTGTCCGTTCCGGACGCGGGGGAGGTCCGCGCGATCTATCACGGCGGCCTGCCCGAGCGGTTCGGCGTGGAGGTGCTCATCCGGGCCGTCGGCGCGCTGGGCGAGCGGGTGCCGCGCCTGCGGTTGAGCGTCCTCGGGTCCGGCGACGAACGGGATGCGCTCGCGTCGCTTGCGGCCGGCGTCGCGCCCGGCCGCGTGTCGGTCGCGCCGAGGCCGGTTGCCTTCACCGACATCCCGGCGCAGCTCGAGGCCGCGCACATCGGCGTGGTGCCCACGCTCAGCGACGCGTTCACGAACCTCCTGCTGCCGGTCAAGCTCCTCGAGTACGTGCACATGGGCCTTCCGGTCGCGAGCTCGCGGCTGGCCGGGATCGAGCGGTACTTCACCGGCGAGGAGCTGCGCTACGCGGATCCCGGCTCACCGGCGTCGCTCGCCGACGCGCTCGCGGAGCTGTGCGCGGACCCGCAGGCGGCCGCGGCACGCGCTGCGCGCGCCGCGGAGCGGATGCGCACCCTGCGCTGGGACGAGCAGCGGCGCGGGTATCTGGCGACGGTCGATGACCTCGTCGCGCGGCGGGTCGCGCGGACCTCCCGGCGGTGGCGTACGGCGTGGCCGCCGCTGGAGCTCAGGACGCCAGTACCGCGTCGATGA
- the asnB gene encoding asparagine synthase (glutamine-hydrolyzing), with translation MCGIAGQLRHDGRPVDPGLVDRMSAAQEHRGPDQRGSHFDGPVGLGIQRLAVVDTVHGDQPVANEDGSVVVVLNGEIYDYQSLRRRLRQAGHRFSTGGDTETIVHLYEDYGVDCVKHLHGMFAFALWDARRRLLLLARDRVGKKPLFYAPGDGALTFASELGALMQDHELPRRLDPVAIDRYLAFGYVPAPLSAFAGVRKLEPGRRLIAQDGRLFLDRYWQLDFGSPLDVGDEHELEERIREELRAATRRRMVADVPIGAFLSGGIDSSAVVAAMAECSSAPVRTFSIGFDHEPFDELPQARRIAQLFGTDHEEFVVRPDAIAIVPRIVRHYGEPFADSSAIPTFLLSELTSRHVTVALTGDGGDECFAGYTRFVANTLAARLDGLPAGVRRAAALLARRLPAGESAPAAVARARRLGVTLGLDPAQRYAAYVLRCDAAQRRALYDPAFLGELGSAAPAESVITRVWDQASGDDVLARMLEVDGATHLPDDLIAKVDIATMAHGLEARSPFLDADLMQLAASIPSDLKIRGREKKWILRRALRGWIPDEILDRPKQGFSVPMGDWLAGELHADVREVLLDPVTLGRGIFDEKGIRAMLGRVVAGDQRAGFRVWSLYMLETWQREFLDRAAPAPVPAAAVSSA, from the coding sequence ATGTGTGGAATTGCCGGACAACTGCGCCACGACGGGCGGCCCGTCGATCCTGGTCTCGTCGACCGGATGTCGGCCGCCCAGGAGCACCGCGGGCCCGACCAGCGCGGATCGCACTTCGACGGACCCGTCGGTCTGGGGATCCAGCGCCTGGCGGTCGTCGACACCGTGCACGGCGACCAGCCGGTGGCCAACGAGGACGGCTCGGTCGTCGTCGTCCTCAACGGGGAGATCTACGACTACCAGTCGCTGCGCCGGCGGCTGCGGCAGGCCGGCCACCGGTTCTCGACCGGCGGCGACACCGAGACGATCGTGCACCTCTACGAGGACTACGGCGTCGACTGCGTCAAGCACCTGCACGGCATGTTCGCCTTCGCGCTGTGGGACGCGCGCCGGCGACTCCTGCTCCTCGCGCGCGACCGCGTCGGCAAGAAGCCGCTGTTCTACGCCCCCGGGGACGGGGCGCTCACGTTCGCCTCCGAGCTCGGCGCGCTGATGCAGGACCACGAGCTGCCGCGGCGCCTCGACCCCGTGGCGATCGACCGGTACCTGGCGTTCGGCTACGTGCCCGCGCCGCTCAGCGCGTTCGCCGGAGTGCGCAAGCTCGAGCCCGGCCGGCGCCTGATCGCGCAGGATGGGCGGCTGTTCCTGGATCGCTACTGGCAGCTCGACTTCGGCTCCCCGCTGGACGTCGGCGACGAGCACGAGCTCGAGGAGCGCATCCGCGAGGAGCTGCGCGCCGCGACGCGACGCCGGATGGTGGCCGACGTCCCGATCGGCGCCTTCCTCTCCGGCGGGATCGACTCGTCGGCCGTCGTGGCCGCCATGGCCGAATGCAGCAGCGCGCCCGTGCGGACGTTCTCGATCGGGTTCGACCACGAGCCCTTCGACGAGCTGCCCCAGGCGCGCCGCATCGCCCAGCTGTTCGGCACCGACCATGAGGAGTTCGTCGTCCGCCCGGACGCGATCGCCATCGTCCCCCGCATCGTCCGCCACTACGGCGAGCCGTTCGCGGACTCCTCCGCGATCCCCACCTTCCTGCTCTCGGAGCTGACGAGCCGCCACGTGACGGTGGCGCTCACCGGCGACGGGGGCGACGAGTGCTTCGCCGGCTACACGCGCTTCGTGGCCAACACGCTCGCGGCGCGGCTCGACGGGCTGCCGGCCGGCGTCCGCCGTGCGGCCGCACTGCTGGCGCGTCGCCTGCCCGCCGGCGAGTCGGCGCCCGCCGCCGTCGCGCGGGCGCGCCGCCTGGGCGTCACGCTCGGCCTCGACCCGGCACAGCGCTACGCCGCGTACGTCCTGCGGTGCGACGCCGCTCAGCGCCGGGCCCTGTACGACCCGGCGTTCCTGGGTGAGCTCGGGTCGGCCGCCCCCGCCGAATCGGTCATCACCCGCGTCTGGGACCAGGCCTCCGGTGATGACGTCCTGGCTCGCATGCTGGAGGTCGACGGCGCGACGCACCTCCCCGACGACCTGATCGCCAAGGTGGACATCGCCACCATGGCTCACGGGCTAGAGGCGCGTTCGCCATTCCTGGACGCCGACCTCATGCAGCTTGCGGCCTCGATCCCGTCGGACCTGAAGATCCGGGGCCGCGAGAAGAAGTGGATCTTGCGCCGGGCCCTGCGCGGCTGGATCCCGGACGAGATCCTCGACCGCCCCAAGCAGGGCTTCTCCGTGCCGATGGGCGACTGGCTGGCCGGAGAGCTGCATGCCGATGTGCGCGAGGTCCTGCTCGACCCCGTGACCCTCGGCCGCGGGATCTTCGACGAGAAGGGGATCCGGGCGATGCTCGGCCGCGTGGTCGCCGGCGATCAGCGGGCCGGCTTCCGCGTCTGGAGCCTGTACATGCTCGAGACCTGGCAACGCGAGTTCCTCGATCGCGCGGCGCCGGCGCCCGTGCCCGCCGCGGCGGTGTCGTCGGCGTGA
- a CDS encoding response regulator transcription factor has translation MYENTHVSNFPPRPGDPVRLIVADREPVRLRTARQVIEGARFRVVAEAGDGVEAVELARYCRPQILLLLSPDLGRRDAVSVVGELARTAPGVRTVVLSAQPDPELEERVLLAGASGYMTQPVFDETLLRALEGVACGEVISSRQVIDRMVHRLQALPRAGQGIRPVRSRLSDREWQVLDLLSAGCAPAEAADQLGLSPDTIDSHLRSAERKLGVRGREAAIAAAGDLIDAVLAS, from the coding sequence ATGTATGAAAACACTCATGTTTCCAATTTTCCTCCGCGCCCCGGCGACCCGGTGCGCCTCATCGTCGCCGACCGTGAGCCCGTCCGGCTCCGGACGGCCCGACAGGTGATCGAAGGCGCCCGGTTCCGCGTGGTGGCGGAGGCGGGTGACGGAGTCGAGGCGGTCGAGCTCGCCCGCTACTGCCGCCCGCAGATCCTGCTGCTGCTGAGCCCCGACCTCGGCCGGCGCGACGCGGTCAGCGTCGTGGGCGAGCTGGCCCGGACCGCGCCCGGCGTCCGGACCGTCGTGCTCTCCGCGCAACCGGACCCTGAGCTCGAGGAGCGAGTTCTCCTGGCGGGCGCCAGCGGATACATGACCCAGCCGGTCTTCGACGAGACGCTGCTGCGGGCGCTCGAGGGCGTCGCGTGCGGCGAGGTCATCAGCTCGCGCCAGGTCATCGATCGGATGGTCCACCGCCTGCAGGCCCTTCCCCGGGCGGGTCAGGGCATACGCCCGGTCCGCAGCCGGCTGAGCGACCGCGAGTGGCAGGTGCTCGACCTGCTGAGCGCCGGATGCGCCCCCGCGGAGGCGGCCGACCAACTGGGGCTCTCGCCCGACACGATCGACAGCCATCTCCGGAGCGCGGAGCGCAAGCTCGGCGTGCGCGGGCGCGAGGCCGCCATCGCAGCGGCGGGCGACCTCATCGACGCGGTACTGGCGTCCTGA
- a CDS encoding sugar transferase, whose translation MAAEAPVTHAGTSLTAGAPPTPVPNWDAMPDRIGEPWWSAAARRARDVTGAAIVLLFLSPVMAVIAIAVRLSSPGPALFRQQRIGRGMRPFTVLKFRTMWTDSDAAAHREYVSGLIAGTPDGPRQGLYKLAGDDRVTGIGRSLRRWSLDELPQLWNVLRGDMSLVGPRPVIAYEVERYPEWYFDRFRVRPGMTGLWQVSGRNERTYEEMVSFDVEYALTTTLRGDCVILFKTLWVVVARRGVA comes from the coding sequence ATGGCCGCCGAAGCACCTGTCACCCACGCCGGGACGTCGCTCACCGCCGGCGCCCCTCCGACGCCCGTCCCCAACTGGGACGCCATGCCGGACCGGATCGGCGAGCCGTGGTGGTCGGCGGCCGCCCGGCGGGCGCGAGACGTCACGGGAGCGGCCATCGTGCTCCTCTTCCTCTCGCCCGTGATGGCGGTCATCGCGATCGCCGTCCGTCTGAGCTCGCCGGGGCCGGCGCTCTTCCGCCAGCAGCGCATCGGGCGCGGCATGAGGCCGTTCACGGTCCTGAAGTTCCGCACGATGTGGACCGACAGCGACGCGGCGGCTCATCGTGAGTACGTGAGCGGCCTCATCGCGGGGACGCCCGACGGTCCGCGCCAGGGTCTGTACAAGCTTGCGGGCGACGACCGGGTCACCGGGATCGGCCGCTCGCTCCGCCGCTGGAGCCTCGACGAGCTGCCCCAGCTCTGGAACGTCCTGCGCGGCGACATGTCGCTCGTCGGCCCCCGCCCGGTGATCGCCTACGAGGTCGAGCGGTACCCCGAGTGGTACTTCGACCGCTTCCGGGTGCGCCCCGGGATGACCGGCCTGTGGCAGGTCAGCGGCCGCAACGAGCGCACGTACGAGGAGATGGTGAGCTTCGACGTCGAGTATGCGCTGACGACCACGCTGCGCGGCGACTGCGTGATCCTGTTCAAGACGCTCTGGGTCGTGGTCGCGCGCCGCGGCGTGGCATGA
- a CDS encoding glycosyltransferase, translated as MTDRVLVISPVHNEAAHIERVVRAMAAQEHPPERWIVVDDASTDDTPRILRELAPEVPFMDVVSREPSPDLDAAPDRLALAAAPRAFNAGLRVAGTAGFTHVMKLDGDIELPPSYLRELLAAFAREPRLGLAGGVLVEPIGDRLVPIRIAPDHVHGAVKCYSAACLEAIGGIPECLGWDTLDEAYARMRGFDPRHLPQLVATHHRPIGSADGTLRGHARHGACAYLAHYPAYWVVARSARVARRRPRAISGAAFIAGYAAAVLRRQPRIDDPELRRFVRRQLRLRVRREAGAAVMAVLVGRRPRRA; from the coding sequence GTGACCGACCGAGTCCTCGTCATCTCGCCGGTGCACAACGAGGCGGCGCACATCGAGCGCGTCGTCCGGGCGATGGCGGCGCAGGAGCATCCGCCGGAGCGCTGGATCGTCGTGGACGACGCCTCGACGGACGACACCCCGCGCATCCTGCGCGAGCTCGCGCCCGAGGTCCCGTTCATGGACGTCGTCAGCCGCGAGCCGTCGCCCGACCTGGACGCCGCGCCTGACCGGCTGGCCCTCGCGGCCGCCCCGCGCGCGTTCAACGCCGGGTTGCGCGTGGCCGGAACGGCCGGGTTCACGCACGTCATGAAGCTGGACGGCGACATCGAGCTCCCGCCCTCGTACCTGCGCGAGCTCCTCGCGGCGTTCGCCCGCGAGCCCCGGCTGGGACTCGCCGGCGGCGTCCTCGTCGAGCCGATCGGCGATCGGCTCGTGCCGATCCGGATCGCCCCCGACCACGTCCACGGCGCGGTCAAGTGCTACTCGGCCGCCTGCCTGGAGGCCATCGGCGGCATTCCGGAGTGCCTCGGCTGGGACACGCTCGACGAGGCCTACGCCCGGATGCGCGGCTTCGACCCGCGGCACCTGCCGCAGCTCGTGGCCACCCATCACCGGCCGATCGGCAGCGCCGACGGAACCCTGCGCGGCCACGCCCGTCATGGCGCGTGCGCGTACCTCGCCCACTACCCCGCCTACTGGGTCGTGGCGCGCTCCGCCCGCGTCGCCCGCCGCCGGCCGCGGGCCATCTCGGGCGCCGCGTTCATCGCCGGATACGCAGCGGCGGTGCTCCGGCGCCAGCCGCGGATCGACGACCCCGAGCTGCGGCGCTTCGTGCGGCGCCAGCTCCGCCTGCGGGTCCGGCGCGAGGCCGGCGCGGCGGTCATGGCCGTACTGGTCGGCCGGCGTCCGCGTCGCGCGTAG
- a CDS encoding response regulator yields MLADPDPISRQVIRRALIATHDFMVGAETGDGAKAVEMVCVQRPDFAVIEARMPGQDAAVAIRQIAEHAPGTIVVVFTAVTDDDVLLDLLRAGAAAVVSKAQGVDSMIRALHVVARGEVVIPRTLTASLIERMRTVQTAARGLRPVDSPLTDREWEIVDLFRAGASPSEVADDLFLTRETVYRHLKNVMRKLGVHRRADVVAIADRVVRTSLVAA; encoded by the coding sequence GTGCTGGCGGACCCGGATCCGATCTCGCGTCAGGTCATCCGGCGCGCGCTGATCGCGACCCACGACTTCATGGTCGGCGCCGAGACGGGCGACGGCGCCAAGGCGGTCGAGATGGTCTGCGTGCAGCGCCCCGATTTCGCGGTGATCGAGGCGCGCATGCCGGGACAGGATGCGGCCGTCGCCATCCGTCAGATCGCGGAGCATGCTCCCGGGACCATCGTCGTGGTGTTCACGGCGGTGACGGACGACGACGTGCTGCTCGACCTCCTGCGGGCCGGCGCGGCAGCCGTCGTCTCCAAGGCGCAGGGCGTCGACAGCATGATCCGCGCGCTGCACGTGGTCGCCCGGGGCGAGGTCGTCATCCCCCGCACGCTGACCGCGAGCCTGATCGAGCGGATGCGGACCGTGCAGACCGCGGCCCGCGGCCTGCGTCCCGTGGACAGCCCGCTGACCGACCGGGAATGGGAGATCGTCGATCTGTTCCGGGCGGGCGCGTCGCCGAGCGAGGTGGCCGACGACCTCTTCCTGACCCGGGAGACGGTGTACCGGCATCTCAAGAACGTCATGCGCAAGCTCGGAGTCCATCGCCGGGCCGACGTCGTCGCGATCGCCGACCGCGTCGTGCGGACGTCGCTCGTCGCCGCCTAG